The proteins below are encoded in one region of Prunus dulcis unplaced genomic scaffold, ALMONDv2, whole genome shotgun sequence:
- the LOC117613635 gene encoding uncharacterized protein LOC117613635, with the protein MALGLGASFLSVFAPPPSLRGFGSQRQSPGFGLFPTSWLGGSHGRTVFVAGHALEAVDFCLGGELQIQPQQQHCCIFHHLLYSPLLPVTTKTGSHRFSLTKVHLATRGVHKLLRGLRPSDYQDANIGSSGSGSDSDSVTYKSRNELKRHARRAVRWAMDLSSFSTPQIKRILRVASLDQDVLDALILVKKFGPDVREGKRRQFNYIGKMLREVEPDLMDALIQATKDSDESKLQALSGPETLSIDDNEEQEEAEETDYEEEEEGSHIDVATRWFDGLINKDVQITNEVYSISNVEFDRQEILGTKSKYEKQSFGQIV; encoded by the exons ATGGCTCTTGGATTGGGAG cttcttttctttccgTTTTTGCCCCTCCTCCTTCGTTGAGAGGGTTTGGTTCGCAGAGACAAAGCCCTGGCTTCGGTTTGTTTCCAACCAGCTGGTTGGGGGGCAGCCATGGGAGAACAGTGTTCGTTGCTGGACATGCGTTGGAGGCCGTCGATTTTTGTTTGGGAGGTGAGCTGCAAATCCAGCCGCAGCAGCAGCATTGCTGTATCTTCCATCATCTTCTCTACTCGCCTTTACTTCCAGTAACCACCAAAACTGGCTCCCATCGTTTCTCTTTGACGAAAGTGCACTTGGCTACTCGCGGCGTCCATAAATTGTTACGCGGACTCAGACCCTCCGACTACCAAGATGCTAACATCGGCAGTTCGGGTTCGGGTTCGGATTCGGATTCGGTTACATATAAGAGCCGCAACGAGTTGAAGCGCCACGCCCGCCGTGCGGTCCGCTGGGCTATGGACCTCTCTTCCTTCTCCACCCCTCAAATCAAACGCATTCTCAG AGTGGCTTCTCTGGACCAAGACGTGCTGGATGCTCTGATTTTAGTGAAG AAATTTGGACCTGATGTCCGAGAAGGGAAGCGAAGGCAGTTCAATTATATTG GAAAAATGCTGCGAGAAGTGGAGCCGGATTTGATGGATGCTTTAATTCAGGCTACAAAAGACAGTGACGAAAGTAAGCTGCAAGCTTTATCTGGTCCAGAGACATTGAGCATTGATGATAATGAGGAGCAAGAAGAAGCGGAAGAAACTGATtatgaggaggaagaagag GGTTCTCATATTGATGTAGCTACCAGATGGTTTGACGGTCTGATCAATAAGGACGTTCAGATCACCAATGAAGTATATTCAATTTCGAATGTTGAGTTTGACCGCCAG GAGATCTTGGGTACGAAATCCAAATATGAGAAGCAGTCATTTGGCCAAATTGTTTAA